From the genome of Chionomys nivalis chromosome 9, mChiNiv1.1, whole genome shotgun sequence:
TGCTaactacaaaacaacaacaacaacaacacacacatacacacacaccttaataagtaaagcaattttttaaatttttatattcttgTTTTAAGTTTATCATGGCTagttacacacacaaaaaaaataggtaaataatACAGGAAGTTTTATATTTAGGCTCTCTATTTTTCATAGAATCTCCTAGCACAAACAATCTGACTCTTTGTCCTATTAAAGTGCTTTACAGCCCAATTGATTTCTTCATATATTCAAGTGTGTACAACTGTGATGACTTTGTTTTTGCATTGCACAAATTATCATCTCAGACACGGTTTGGGTATGTTGATGTTCACACATTCTTGACACCATTTGTCGTCTAAGAGCTAGGACATACACCCATCAGTCTAGGTTAATTTTAAGACAGTCTACACATAGTCAAGAGAATTAACTATGTGACCTTTGCAGCTTCCTTCTAGCAGTCTGCGTCTCTGATTAATGTTTGCTCACCTCTTTCATGGCAGCATTTAATGGTGCTAATTTACTATACCTTTTGAAAAATCAGAACCCTCAATTCTCTTTTATAATACTCTATAATTGCCAAACAGGAAGCTTAAATTTACAATCCTGAGGGATGATGAATCCAAGTGCAAGAAGATAAAATAATCATTTGCATAGAATTCTTAGCACCTGGGtaagtattttgattattaagtGGCATATAAAAGGTAACTATTGCATTTACAAACATTAACGCATGTGTTCTTTAAGGTAATATCCACTTTAATAAGATGGTTATGAAGGGTCTGTGGGCAAAATATACCTTATTAAGTTATTCAGAATTTTTTCCTCTAAGTTTTAgaacaaaaaaatgttttcttaaaaaaatttgaaTACCTCTATATTTTATCTGATCATTTCACTTTGAGTGGTTATTTAATGGATAATTAATGACAAGACTATATGACAAAACCATTTGGCAATTTATTCTCTGAGCTCTGTATATGTACTGTGACATGAAGCGATGCACACTCACTTCCAGGaacccacaaacaaacacaatttttaaaaaatgtctttattgCCTTTCTGCCTATTGACGTGGCTGAGGAAGCATCACTGAACGTTCTCATTTCCCTGCTGTCAGTGTCTAAGTCAGAGTCTCCCAAGGAGCCGGAACAGCTGCAGAAACTCTTCATTGGAGGGTTGAGCTTCGAAACAACCGACAAGAGTTTGAGGAGCCATTTTGAGCAATGGGGAACACTCACGGTCATGAGAGATCCAAACACCAAACGATCCAGGGGCTTTGGGTTTGTTACATACGCCACTGTGGAGGAAGTGGATTGCGCTATGAATGCAAGACCCCATACGGTGGATGGAAGAGTTGTGGAACCTAAGAGAGCTGTGACAAGAGAGGATTCTCAGAGACCAGGTACCCACTTAACCGTGAAAAAGATCTTTGTTGGTGGTATTAAAGAAGACACGGAAGAACATCACCTGAGAGATTATTTTAAGCAGTATGGGAAAATTGAAGTGACTGAAATCATGACTGACAGAGGCAGTGGAAAGaagagaggttttgcttttgtcacCTTTGATGACCATGACTGTGTGGACAAGACTGTTATTCAGAAATACCATACTGTGAACGGGCACAACAGTGAAGTAAGAAAAGCCCTATCCAAGCAGGAGATGGCTAGTGCTTTGTCCAGTCAAAGAGGTGGAAGTGGTTCTGGAAACTTTGGTGGTGGTCGTGGAGGCTGTTTTGGCAGCAATGACAATTTTGGTCGAGGGGCAAACTTCAGTGGTCGTGGTGATATAGCAAAGCTGAGTGTTATATCAATCTCGTGCTGAAGGGCTGGGGATTTCTGGATAGCCATTTATCTCTAGTCCTCTACAGAGGACTAAAGAAGCTGAGTTATATACATGAAGGAATGAAGCAACTGTAACAATAATAGCATCAGGGTTAGTGGACTCACTGATCGATTGAATAAACTTTCCAGAACTGAAGGCAAGATGGCAGCAAAAGGAAAGCTTCTTCCCTTGAACCTCATTTAATCTAGCTTCTTCCTTTGGATCCCCTTTAGTCTAGTTTCTTCCAGTGAACCTccagtgaaagaccctacagaccccctcctcagaacccgcagccagcaggctccccgggagaacgtcctgtttgcttgaaagattctcaagatcagcagctagcctgctcttgtgagaggaaaacaggatatctataagataggacatctacaaagcaagatggctgcaaagtaggatatctataagataagagcaggatgtctgctgccagacatccatgctgagagaggaaaaccattcatgccccccccgcctcattccaataaccaagcttctgcttctgtaaattgctttttgctgccctctttcctataaaaagtcctcctcccagtctgcaggtgcgcaagtcctccgaaagactttgccgcccgcaggtacctgtgtctacctaataaacctcttgcagtttgcatccgactcgtggtctcggcctggt
Proteins encoded in this window:
- the LOC130881442 gene encoding heterogeneous nuclear ribonucleoprotein A1-like is translated as MGGLPLSEQKQGMSELGSVSKSESPKEPEQLQKLFIGGLSFETTDKSLRSHFEQWGTLTVMRDPNTKRSRGFGFVTYATVEEVDCAMNARPHTVDGRVVEPKRAVTREDSQRPGTHLTVKKIFVGGIKEDTEEHHLRDYFKQYGKIEVTEIMTDRGSGKKRGFAFVTFDDHDCVDKTVIQKYHTVNGHNSEVRKALSKQEMASALSSQRGGSGSGNFGGGRGGCFGSNDNFGRGANFSGRGDIAKLSVISISC